One part of the Gemmatimonadota bacterium genome encodes these proteins:
- the mazF gene encoding endoribonuclease MazF, translated as MVTSNEYVPQRGDAVWINFNPQAGHEQAGRRPAVVLSPGAYNGKTHLAILCPITNQVKGYPFEVAIPAGLDVTGVILSDQVKNMDWQARNVALICSLPAEIVDAVLQRVETLLSRESKEAI; from the coding sequence ATGGTGACGTCAAACGAGTACGTCCCACAGCGCGGCGATGCGGTCTGGATTAACTTCAATCCACAAGCAGGACATGAGCAAGCTGGACGTCGCCCCGCCGTTGTGCTCTCACCGGGCGCTTACAATGGCAAAACGCATTTGGCAATACTCTGCCCAATTACCAATCAAGTGAAGGGGTATCCCTTTGAGGTCGCCATTCCCGCTGGGTTAGACGTGACGGGTGTTATTCTGTCAGATCAGGTCAAGAACATGGATTGGCAGGCGAGAAATGTAGCACTGATATGCTCTCTGCCTGCGGAGATAGTGGATGCGGTTTTACAAAGAGTCGAAACGCTCCTGTCAAGGGAATCTAAAGAGGCGATTTAG
- a CDS encoding AbrB/MazE/SpoVT family DNA-binding domain-containing protein, translated as METRVQKWGNSLALRIPKPLAIQIGLEPNSPVELSLRGKELVIEPVKPSKLKLDDLLSQVTEHNLHGEVDTGPATGGEIW; from the coding sequence ATGGAAACCCGTGTGCAGAAATGGGGCAATAGTTTGGCCCTGCGCATTCCCAAACCACTCGCTATCCAGATCGGGCTTGAACCCAATTCACCGGTTGAATTATCGCTGCGTGGCAAGGAGTTGGTCATTGAGCCTGTGAAGCCGTCTAAATTGAAGTTGGACGATCTTCTATCCCAGGTGACCGAACACAACTTACACGGTGAAGTAGATACTGGACCTGCGACAGGCGGTGAAATATGGTGA
- a CDS encoding HigA family addiction module antitoxin, producing MLPENRIPTHPGEILLEEFLKPLGITQVAFAKHIEVPLQRVNEIIRGKRGVTPETAWLFSQALGTTPELWMNLQRNYDLAKTRLQKKIPKLQLDPF from the coding sequence ATGCTGCCTGAAAATCGCATTCCGACGCATCCAGGTGAAATCCTTTTGGAAGAATTTCTGAAACCTTTGGGAATAACCCAGGTAGCGTTTGCCAAACACATTGAAGTGCCACTTCAAAGAGTTAATGAGATTATACGTGGCAAGCGGGGCGTAACGCCTGAGACAGCCTGGTTATTTTCTCAAGCACTGGGGACAACACCTGAGTTATGGATGAATCTTCAACGGAATTACGATCTGGCTAAGACCCGACTACAAAAAAAGATTCCAAAACTTCAACTTGATCCGTTTTAA